In Alteracholeplasma palmae J233, a single genomic region encodes these proteins:
- the grpE gene encoding nucleotide exchange factor GrpE translates to MEKENDIIDENIQEDIVKEETPKKEKKKKEKEIIEGLNQEIVELKDKLLRNAAELENFKKRIQQERINDRKYAASNLINDLLVPLDQFAKVVEMKTDNEVLKNFLIGFNMINDQFKSILETEGVKEIDALNKPFDPTLHYAVEKVNISDKENGINVEVLQKGYTYKERILRPAMVKVNEWSENNNGEDK, encoded by the coding sequence ATGGAAAAAGAAAATGACATCATAGATGAAAATATCCAAGAAGATATTGTAAAAGAAGAAACACCAAAAAAAGAAAAAAAGAAAAAAGAAAAAGAAATCATTGAAGGATTAAACCAAGAAATTGTTGAACTAAAAGATAAATTACTTAGAAATGCAGCAGAACTTGAAAACTTTAAAAAAAGAATTCAACAAGAAAGAATTAATGATAGAAAATATGCAGCAAGTAACCTTATTAATGACTTATTAGTTCCATTAGATCAATTTGCAAAAGTTGTTGAAATGAAAACAGATAACGAAGTTTTAAAAAACTTCTTAATTGGATTTAACATGATCAACGATCAATTTAAATCAATTTTAGAAACTGAAGGTGTAAAAGAGATAGATGCTTTAAATAAACCATTTGATCCAACACTACACTATGCAGTTGAAAAAGTTAACATATCAGATAAAGAAAATGGAATTAATGTTGAAGTACTTCAAAAAGGATATACATATAAAGAAAGAATATTACGACCAGCAATGGTAAAAGTAAATGAATGGAGTGAAAATAACAATGGCGAAG